Genomic window (Paenibacillus sp. PK3_47):
AAATCGAGACCAACTCCGGCAGTGCAGACTCCTTCAAAGCAGCCAATGAAGCTACAACGCCAATGGGACGCTATGGAGAGCCTGAAGAGGTAGCCGCCGTAATGAACTTCCTCCTGTCTGAAGAAGCTTCATTCGTAACAGCTTCGCTTTACACAGTAGACGGGGGAATGATGGGACAATAAGGCAGCAGCGATAAGGGTGTGTAATAGTATTAATTAAAAAGGGGTTAAGCCGTCTGCCTGGGCAGCGGTTTGACCCTTTTTTGCGTGATTTCTTACACGGGTCCGGGAGCAGGATTATACCTAAGTGGAATTTCTCCTGCTATTTCTTCATCTATTCATGTAATCAGGATGCTAGCGGGAAAATCTCCACTTATATATTCCCAATCCGCCCGTAATGGTGAAAAAACGCCGTATTAAATGGAGGTTTTCCAGCTAAGCTGCATAAATAATGAAAATTGGTGAAATTAAGTGGAGAAAATCCCTTTAAAGAATCAGATTTCCGCCCTGAACGTTCTGCCCAGCTGATCCCCCAGGCCGAAGTAATGACGGAAATTATAGATCAGCGGACTCCATTTTTGCGGATCGATATGACTGCCGTGAGTAATAATATCCTTATGGGCATGCACTTGTACTGCCCTGGCCTCTATGACCGCAAAATCAGGAGAATGCTCCGGCACCCGGATATTCAGCACAGCGGCTTCGATTTGCAGCGGACATTCGGCTATACGTGCCGGCTTTACAGTCACTGAAGCAGCAGGCGTTAGCCCGCTGGCGGCGAATTTATCTTTTAGAAAAGTGAAACCGTATTGCTGCTTATCTTCCGGAACAGGATATTTGCCGGTATACGGAGCCAGCCGTTCCACCTCTTTCCAAAGCGAAGGGCCCGGGATATTCACTACACACTCAGGGTGCCGCTCCAGGTTATGAAACGCTTGTCCGCCTATGCCCAGTCCGAGCACAATACAGTCTCCGAGTGCCCAGGAGGAAGAGATCGGGCTGATATTTACCGTGCCGTCTTCATTTAAAGTGCTTAGCAGGATTACCGGAGTGCCGTAGTACAGAATGGCGGGTTTAATCATTTCTGATGGCGGCAGCTGGTTCGTATTATTCATGGAATAGTTCCCCCTGTTGATGTTTTCTGCTCCAATTGTATAATACATATAGTTCAAGTATCATCGAAGTATGGAATGCAAAGAGGGTGTCAACAATGAAAACCGCTTCAAACCTGGCTCAGATTGCAGCTCTGGTGAGTGAAGATTCGCGGGCTGTAATTTTATCTGTTTTGATGGATGGAAGATTTCATGCAGCGGGCGAGCTCGCCTATATGGCAGGGATACAGCCGCAGACAGCAAGCTTCCATTTGGCAAAAATGGTTCAGGCGGGTGCAGTTGCCGTTGAAAAACAAGGAAGGCACCGCTACTACGGAATAAAGGATCAGCAAGTTGCCCAGGTGATGGAATCTTTATTGTTCCTTGCGCCTCCGGTTGAAATCAAGTCGCTGCGGCAGTCAGCAGAAGATCAAGCGCTCCGTTATGCACGAACCTGTTATGATCACCTGGCGGGGAGTCTGGGCGTCCAATTGACTAAGGCACTCCTGAATACCGGTGTTCTATGTGAAGAACTGGAAGGGTATGAGGTTACCGGATACGGGGAAAAGATTTTTACAGACCTTCTGATTGACCTGGAGCAGGTGAGGAAGAAAAAGCGGTCGTTCTCACACAAGTGTCTGGACTGGAGCGAAAGACGCCACCATCTCGCCGGCGCATTAGGAAATGCCATTCTGGAAAAGCTGCTGGAAATGCATTGGGTGCAGCGGCACCCTGCGTCACGGGCTATCAGCATTACTTCCGAGGGGGAGAAGGGGCTTAGAGAAGTGTTTTCGCTGGATATCAATGAATTGGCGGTATTAGGCAAAAATAAATAAAGACCTGTCCCCCGAAACGGATTCGGACAGATCTTTAGGATTCACTGGGGCCAATACACTCTATCTCCTGACCGGAACAATCCGGTTGCGGCCCTGATTTTTGGCTTCATAGAGCGCTATGTCTACAGTTTTGAACAAATCGCTCAGATAAGCTGAGGCGTCCTCAGGTTCCGGGACCGAGAAGCTGCGGATACTCAGCAGCCCCATGCTAATGGTTACGGATACAGGATGCTTCGCATTTTCGATGTTTATCAGGTTCGTCTCAATGCCGGATTTGAAGATTTCTGCTAACTGCAGCGCCTGCGGCTCATCGGTGTCCGGTAAATAAATAATGAATTCTTCACCGCCGTAACGGGCCAGAATATCAGCGGGTCTTAACGACTCCTGAAGCCTCTCAACCGTACTGCAAATTACAGCATCACCGGCCAAATGCCCGTAACGGTCGTTCACCGTCTTGAAGTAATCGATATCCAGCAATATTAGTGCTGAGGGGGTTTCAACCTCGCGGCTCCTGATGACCTCCTGCTCCAGCTGCTGGGTCAGATAATGACGGTTATAGCATCCGGTCAGGCTGTCGGTAATCGCCATCTTCGTCAGTTTGCGGTTGCTCTGGAACAGCTCCTCCTGGACTTTAATCAGGGAAGCGTTGCGTTCCTGCAGGATCGAATTCTGCTGATTGGTCTCGTCAATGAGCCGGCGGAGTTCCGTAATGTCCTGGAATGTGATTATCCGTCCGACCCTGACATTGCTGACCATGATTGGTGCGGCATGAATGCTGATGAAGAGCTGTATGCCGGGGTGGAACAGTTCAATTTCAGCTATTTCATGCGGCCGCTCCCGGTATTTATGCAGGAAACGTTCCATCCTGACTGAATTTCCGGGTAAAAAAGCGGCCATCTCAAACCGGTCACCAATGGTCAGATGTCTGTACGGATAGAGGGCCTGATTGATTTCAATGACTTTCTCATGATCATCGAGCACCAGGACTCCATATTCCATCGTATCTATGATATCCTGATGGGCAATGGTGACAATATCAAACACTTTATCCTGGTGAATGGTAACAATAAAGAAAATGGCTGATACTACAATGCCCAGCGAGGTAAAGCCCGGAATAACAGGCAGGAAATCGTCCAGCACCACATTGAGAAAGACATCAAGCATCAGGAACACAGTGACTGCTATGATCCCTTTGAGCATGTTCATGATCTGATTTTTGATCCGTCCGGCCTGCCCGGAGACAAGCGCAACGTAAATAATATAGAATGAAACGATGGCATGAATGATAAGAATCAGCATATTCACCCAGAATACCGGGCCATAAGTTCTTTCGGCATATCCGCCGTTAACCGGCTGCACGAACCAGCCGTTCGGATTCAGCACTACACCCAAAGAGGAGAGAAAGGCCGGCACGAACAGCAGCATTAATATTTTCCGGTTCAAAAACTGCGACTGGCCTGACAGCAGGATTGTGAAGAAGATCCAGCCGGTGGTCAGCAGCGAAGCATCCACAAAGGCAAGCTTTACATAAAACAGCTGATAGACAGGGTCATCTACGGTTTTGATGGCGAACTGGCAGTAGGGCCATACCATCATGGAAAAATGAAAGAGCAAATAGACTTTATGCAATTTTGTAATGGTTACGGTAGCAAATATGTATATGAATAATAGAAACAAAATAAAGCACATGATGAGATCAATCCATGACTCCAAAGCCACCGGGCCGCACCTTCTTGCTATTATGGAAGTGATATTCTACATGGGTCTGAAGTCTTATATATTGATTTTAATATATAATTAGTATGAAAATTTTTCAAGTTTTTTAGAAGTTTAAACTAAACGTTACTATCTTTTTGCAGGAGGGAAACAACATGAAGTCGGTTACTGTACAAAGTCTAACGGAGAAATTTCAGCTTGAAGTGCTGGCGGGAGCCAGCCGGATGGACCGTCCAGTTACCCGTCCGCGCACGCACAGACCGGGGCTGGAGTTTGTCGGATATTTTGATTTTTTTCCTATGGAGCGGGTACAGGTGCTCGGCCGTAAGGAAATTAACTATTTATTGACGCTTAGTGTGGAAGACCGCAAGCTGCATATCGGGAACATCGTCAAATATCATCCGCCGTGTTTTATAGTGACCTCAGGCCAGCAGGAGATCCCTTATTTGACACTGTTCTGTGATCAGGAAGGGATTCCGCTGCTGCGGACAACAGACACAACCACTGAGTTCATTGCCAAGCTGGACAGTTATCTGGTCAAAACACTTGCGCCGGAAATGTCTATTCATGGTGTATGTGTGAATGTATCCGGTATAGGTATTCTGCTCAGGGGCAAATCCGGAATCGGCAAAAGCGAAACTGCACATACGCTCATCAGAAGAGGCCACCGGTTTGTGGCAGACGATATAGTGGTACTAAAAAAGCTGGGGCCGGCTACACTGCTCGGTACCCATAACGAGACCACCCGCGAATTCCTGGCACTGCGCAGTGTCGGCCTGATCAATGTCGTCAGACAATACGGACGCAGGGCTTTCCAGGATGAAACGCGGATCGTGCTCGATATTGAGCTGGCCCCATGGCGGGAGAATGCGCTGAACAATGAGCTGGAGGTCGTTCCCCAGTTCACCGAATATCTCGGTGTCCAGATTCCGCATATGGAAATCCAGCTTCAGCCGGGCCGTGACGTTGCCGGCCTCATTGAGGCGGCGGCCAACAACTGGTATCTTAAGCAGCTTGGCTACAGCGCGGTTGAAGAGTTTATGAAGCGGATCGAAGATGGAATGCAGTCTTAAAGTTACATATAACAACCAAAGCAGCAGTTAAGGACCGTATTTTTTACAGCCTTAACTGCTGTTATTTTAAATATTCAAAATATTCAGATATTGCGAAGAAAAAGAAGGAAATATGACTGCTGCTGTCGAAATATAAATTCACATAGATAATAAATACCAAAATATGTTTTATTCTGAAGCGCCAGCTGATGAACAAAGGCAACTCCGCCGAAAGGCGGAAGACGCAAAGCTACCGGTCTAAACCGCTTCAAAGCGGCATGACAGCGGGGATACTCATATAGTTTGGTTTTTTGTTGTCTAAATACAACAATAGTAGATTAGTAGACATGTTGAGGAGGGTTTTGCCGGGACAATATACATAAATGGAAGCAGAGTTCTGCAAAATGTTGAAAAATTTATGATTATTTGTCTGAAAATATCAAAAAAGAGGCAAGAAATGTCGATATTAACTAAGCTATGTCATGAATTTCATTGCTGAGCTCATGAATCTCTCAGCTTAGAATCAAAACAATCAGAGGAGTGTCAATACAAGATGATCGCAGAAACTAAGATGTATCCGGAATCCAACACTATTTTTATCAGCCTCCACGGTTTTGCCGATTTGGATGAAACCATCAAAGAAGTAGATATTTTCGAGAATAATATGCCGTCATTGCCGCTTAAAGATATGTCCCTAATCATCGATTGCAGTGATATGGCGCCATTCAAAGCTGAAATCCTGCCTGTACTTGAACGCTGCTACGTTTTGTACAACGCGTTTAAGCATTGTGTGCTCGTCAATCCGCAAAAGGTTGTTGCCAAATCCCAGCTGCAGAGAGTAGCTCCCAAAGCCGGATTTGCAGGACACTTTGTAGATACCGTTGATGAAGCTTGGGCGATTGTGAAGGGTTAAGCGTTAACGGGAGATCAAATTCTTTTCAATGAAATACATTACAAATCTACTGGCAAAGGGTGGTCAAACTTGGCTAATGTGAGAATAGTAAGTACTGAAGTGTACCATCCGGCAACGAAGGTCAGCAATGAAGAATTGGCTGTCCAGGCGGGGGAAGCAGCAGGGAAGCTTATCGGGATTTGGGAGTATTTTGGACGCAAGGATCGTTATTATGCAGAGAGCTATGAAGAAAGCACGCTCTTTATGGGAATAGAAGCGGCAAAAGCATTACTTAAAAAAACCGGGCTTGCCGGAGAAGATCTGGATATGATTGTATTCTCCTCAGGCACTCATGACTTCAGCGCACCGACGGATGCTGCTTTTGTTCACCAGGCTTTAAAGGGTAAAGAAAATTGTATTGTGTATGACAGCAATGCAAACTGTGTAGGGATGGTTGTCGCTGCTGACCAGGCGGCCCGTTCTATGATTACGAACCGCAAAGTGAAATACGCGCTTATTGTAGGATCGGAACAAATTGCCAGGTTTTATAAAGAAGGGGACTTGGCGTCAAAAGGTCTCTGCGGAGATGCGGCCTGCGCGGTCTTGTTGGAGCGTGTAGAGGACACAGACGCCGGTCTGATTGATTCCGCATACTACACCAATACGCAAAGAGCCGAGGATATGCAGTTTCCTGCAGGCGGGATGACACAGATTTACGGCGAGCATATGACGCTTGAGGAGAAGAAAATTTATCTTCATCCGGAATATAACGTCAATGTGGCATTCCCGACAGCGGTAACGAATATTGAAATGCTGCTGCAGGAGCATGGACTGCAGAAAAGTGACATCACCCACTATATTCTCAGCCAGCTGAATCTCAGTGTCATCAAAGATATTGCCGGCAATTTGCAGGAAGACATTACTAAATTCCCGTACATTGGCGATATCTATGGCTACACAGGGACCAGCAGCCCGTTCATCACGCTTCATCATGCCATTAAAGACGGCACCCTGGTTCCAGGGGACCTGTTCGTACTGTGGTCTGTCGGAGCGGGGATTACCAGCTGTGCCACCCTGTGGAAGCTGTAATCCGATTTCTGCTGAGTTAAGAAGCAGCATCTATACAATTAATCAGACCCTGTGCCGGCCGGCACAGGGTCTTTTCAGTCCGCCAATCCGATGGCAATGGACGGTGACTTCGCGGGATCGAGCAGGGCCATCAGCTTAAGCAGATTGCTCTCGGACATGGCAATGCAGCCTGCTGTCGGCTGGTTTGCGCCCTTCCAGATATGCAGAAAGATCGCGCTGCCTTTCCCGGACACTACCGGAGCAGTGTTGTATCCTATGACCACAGCATATTTGTAAAGCGGGTGCTGAAGACGCTCATAGGAAGACCAGCGCAGGCCCGGATGACCGTCATAGGTTACCCACTGGTTATACTGTTCTGAAGCAGGATCATCAATCCAGAAATCCTTACTGGTTGTTTTCGTATATTCAAGCTTGAGATTCCCCGGTGCATCACCGGTTCCGAACGCCGGACCCAGCGGATACACACCGGAAGGCGTCCGCCCGTCTCCTTCTCTGATTTTACCGGTACCTCCGCGGCCCAAAGTTACGGGAATGCCGGCCAGAGCCGGGGACCATTTACCGTCACGCTTTTCATATAAAGTTAACAGCCCTGTTTGTGACTTTGCGGTTCGTGCAGTAACCACAACGGTCTGGCTGGAATTTAGAAGTGCAGCCTTGTAAGGCCAGGAGGCGGTGAAGCCCGCAGCAGAGGTCCGGTGAGCAGCAGGGATATACAGAAGAAGGAAGAGCAGCGCCGCGGCAATCAGAATGGACAAACGTCTGAACATATCAATTCCCCCTTTACTGCTTATTACCTCAGCAGGTTCCGGGGGAATCCGGGTTATGCGGGGATTTGGAGCGGCAGTCTTTTTTCAAGAGCAGAATCTGCTGTTCTCTATGCTCTGCAAGCTCACGGAACTGGGAAATGGTGTCTCTCATTTTGTGCAGGGCCTGGGTCCGGTAAACTTCAGGATTAACCCCTCTTATAAAGTAGATTTGGGTGCTCCTCCTGCTGCTTCGTATTACTTGGCGAAAAACGGGAACAATTTATTACCAGCATGGAATACAAAAAAAGCCCGCATCCGGCGCGGGCCTTCTGTTCAAGTATGATGATGCAAAAATTAATGTGCTGCGCGTTCTCTCTTGCGGTACATCTGAAGCAGTACATACGAGAGGACAAAAGCTCCTGTAACCAGCCAAAGCGGAATCCGCGGATCCAGCTTGTATGCCCAGCCGCCGATAATGCCGGCAGGTGCGGTAAAGAGCAGAATGAGTACGGACAGCACGGAGAATACCTTCGCTCTTTTATCATCATCAATTGCATTCTGTACAGCAGCTTCCAGGTATGGCGAGCTGATCATTAACCCGACTGCTGCCAGAATGGTGCTGAGCCCGATCCAGACCAGATTAGAAGAAGGATACAGCACCAGCATGACATTGGAAAGGGCGGAAAGGGCGAACCCGGCCATCATGGAACGGTTGGCGCTTTTCTCCGGGATTTTCGGCATAATCAGCCACAGCGTAATCAGCATAATCACTGAGGACACCGCAGGGAACAATGACAGGATGCCGTTATCCATATGCAGGTAATCAGCCAGATAGAGCGACAGGTAAGTCGTCTTCAGGGTAGCCTGGAAATTGAACAGAATGTAGACTGCGAAGATCAGCAGCAGGGTGCTGTCTCCCCAAAGCTCGCGGAAAGCGCCGCCGTATTCGGTCATAATCTGCTTGAGTCCGAGACCGCGGGTTTCCTTGCGCTTCTGTATGCCGGCTTCTGTCTCACGGGTGGTCAGGTGACGGCCGACGAACTGGAAGGTCATCATGACAAAGGCCAGCACGTACATAATACGCATGCCGCTTACCATTCCGTAATGGGCAACAAGCAGCCCGCCAAGCGGTGCGAACAAGCCGCCGATCACGCTGATGATCTGAAGCAGCGTAAAGACATAGGTACGGTCGGAAGGCTTCGTATCTTCAACAATCAGGCAGTAGAAGGCGATATGCGGTACACGCTGGAACCCGTTAATGAACGCAGCTGCCACAAAGAACCAGAAGTTCTGTGAAACGGCCCACAGGATGGTGGCCAGACTCCAGCTCAGCAGGTCGAAATATAAAATGGCCCGCTTGCGGCCCAGCCTGTCCGTCAAGTATCCGCTGATTAAAGATGAGAAGACCTGCACGATCAGGCCGATGGTGGTGACCCAGCCGATGTTCACTTCCGTCAGGCCGAGCTCGTACATATACAAGGTGGCGTAAGTGGAGAACATGCTGAACGGGATCAGGAAAAACGGTTCGAATGCGAGGCAGCCGCGGCTGTTGCCCTGCAGACGGGGGAATAAATGTCGTGCCATAATGTTTCCTCCGGGTTGTCGTTAGTAGGATGGCTTACAAGCCTTTATCGTATATGAAAATACTAAAAAATAAAAGCATAAAGAGGAAAATAATACTTATAGAATAATTAGACTGGCGAAAAATGTTGACATATGATGTAATGAATATATGTAATTAAAAATACTATATTACCCGGAATAATAATCCGGCAGGGGAGGATCATCATGAGCAGCACGATTAGAGTAGGAATTGCAGGGTACGGCAATTTGGGAAGAGGCGTACAGCAGGCCATTAAGCAAAATCCCGATATGGAACTGGTAGCGGTCTTTACACGCAGAGATCCGGAAGAGCTGGCTAAGGTGACCGGAGTGCCGACGGCACGTTTGTCGGATGCTGCGGACTACATAGATCAGATCGATGTAATGATCCTATGCGGAGGATCTGCAACAGATCTGCCGGAGCAGACACCGGAGCTGGTCAAGCTTTTCAATACGGTTGACAGCTTCGATACTCACGCCAAAATCCCGGAATTTTATGAAAAAGTAAATGCCGCAGCTCTCGAAGGCGGCAAGGTCGGGGTTATCTCCACAGGCTGGGATCCGGGCTTGTTCTCCATGAACCGCCTGCTGATGCAGGCTGTACTGCCGGAAGGCGTAGACTATACCTTCTGGGGAACCGGAGTCAGCCAGGGGCATTCCGATGCCATCCGCCGCGTACCGGGCGTCAAAGCCGGTGTTCAGTACACTGTGCCGGTACAGGAAGTGATTGAGCGTATCCGCTCCGGAGAAACGCCTTCGCTGACAACACGCGAGAAACACCGCCGTGACTGCTTTGTCGTAGCAGAAGAGGGGGCAGACCAGGAGGCAATCCGCAGCACGATCGTGAACATGCCGGACTATTTCGCCGACTATGATACCACGGTAACCTTCATCTCGGAAGCGGAGCTGGCTGCAGAGCATTCCGGCATGCCGCACGGCGGCTTTGTCATCCGCAGTGCTGTCACGGGCAGCGGCAGCAAGCAAATTGCCGAATTCGGCCTGAAGCTGGACAGCAATCCTGAGTTCACCGCCAGCGTACTTATCGCTTACGCAAGAGCAGCTATCCGTTTGAGCCGGGAAGGGGCCAGCGGGGCTAAATCCGTGTTCGACATTCCGCTGGGTTATCTTTCCCCGAAATCAGGGGAAGAGCTGCGCCGCGCATTGCTGTAGGCGTGCCTGTAATTGGCTGTAGTATGTTTAAGGGGATTTATCAGGCTGTCGGGAAAGTCTCGACAGCCTGATTTACGTGATTTTGATGTCATACGGCACTAGGTCAACAATTGCCGGCTCCAACCCACCCATCGTCCCGCGCGCACCAGAACGTACTGATTGCTTGGCAGGCTAATGCTAAAAATTCCTGTATACGCTTAGTGTTCAGCTTAGACAACAAACAAGGGCGCTTCGCATGATGGGGGAAGGGGCGGAAGCCTTACAAACCGAACAGGTGGCACTTACTATGAAGCCTAACGGACCCCGGGTCCGTTATTTTGCGCTGGAGGCGTGTTTTGAAATCCTAACGGACCACAGTTCCTTTATTTCATCCCAAAGGTTGTAATTTACCCGACATTTGGCGGAATAAAGGAACTACAGTCCGTTAGCGGTGGAAACGGGGCGATTGCTTACAAATAACGGATGCTGGGTCCGTTAGATGGATAAGGGGAGGGGTATATAACGGATGAAGTGTGCGTTTAACATGGAGGAGCGTGCCCGCAGACCTATTTGCCGCCCGGACCTTGAAGCTGAACAGCATGGCCGGCATGCAAAATAAGCAAAATTTGCTCAACCAGCCCCGGTGCCCACACCAATGGATGCACAATTCTAGGGCAGACGGCCAAATGTCATTGGACAATTATACTTTATCTAACTCGCTAAAATTCCATTGTTTCAGGAGTTATATCTATTACGCAAAAAGGACGTGCCGTTTATTCCGGCACGTCCTTTTTAAATATGTGGCAACTAAGTTTAGGCTGCTGCTGTCAGATTAGACAACACCCTGAGCCAGCATCGTATCCGCCACTTTCAAAAAGCCTGCGATATTGGCACCTGCAACCAGGTTGCCCGGCATACCATATTCATCGGCTGCGCTGACGGCGCTGCGGTAAATATTCTTCATGATCTGGCGCAGCCGTTCATCGACTTCCTCGAACGACCAGGAGAGCCGGAGCCCGTTCTGGCTCATCTCAAGCCCGGATACGGCTACCCCGCCGGCATTGGCTGCCTTGGCTGGTCCGAACAGGATCTGTTGCTCCAGGAAGTGATCTATAGCTGACAGCGTAGACGGCATGTTGGCGCCCTCTCCGACAGCAATTACCCCGTTCGCAACAAGTGTCCGTGCGGCTTCCTCATCAAGCTCGTTCTGTGTGGCACAAGGCAGTGCGATGGAGCAGGGCAGGCTCCAGATGCCGGTGCTGCCTTCCGTATACACAGCATGCGGATGCTCCTTGACGTATTCGCTGATCCGTGAGCGCTCCTGCTCCTTTAATCTTTTGAGCGTTCCGAGATTAATGCCTTCCGGATCATGGATGTAGCCGCCGGAGTCGCTGCAGGCAATGACATGTGCGCCGAGCTGCTGCAGTTTTTCTATAGCATATATGGAGACATTGCCCGAACCGGATACAACAACCGATTGATCCCGGAAGTCCAGCCCTTTCGCAGCCAGCATTTCCTGGACAAAATACACCAGGCCGTATCCCGTAGC
Coding sequences:
- a CDS encoding diguanylate cyclase, with amino-acid sequence MCFILFLLFIYIFATVTITKLHKVYLLFHFSMMVWPYCQFAIKTVDDPVYQLFYVKLAFVDASLLTTGWIFFTILLSGQSQFLNRKILMLLFVPAFLSSLGVVLNPNGWFVQPVNGGYAERTYGPVFWVNMLILIIHAIVSFYIIYVALVSGQAGRIKNQIMNMLKGIIAVTVFLMLDVFLNVVLDDFLPVIPGFTSLGIVVSAIFFIVTIHQDKVFDIVTIAHQDIIDTMEYGVLVLDDHEKVIEINQALYPYRHLTIGDRFEMAAFLPGNSVRMERFLHKYRERPHEIAEIELFHPGIQLFISIHAAPIMVSNVRVGRIITFQDITELRRLIDETNQQNSILQERNASLIKVQEELFQSNRKLTKMAITDSLTGCYNRHYLTQQLEQEVIRSREVETPSALILLDIDYFKTVNDRYGHLAGDAVICSTVERLQESLRPADILARYGGEEFIIYLPDTDEPQALQLAEIFKSGIETNLINIENAKHPVSVTISMGLLSIRSFSVPEPEDASAYLSDLFKTVDIALYEAKNQGRNRIVPVRR
- a CDS encoding flavin reductase family protein — its product is MNNTNQLPPSEMIKPAILYYGTPVILLSTLNEDGTVNISPISSSWALGDCIVLGLGIGGQAFHNLERHPECVVNIPGPSLWKEVERLAPYTGKYPVPEDKQQYGFTFLKDKFAASGLTPAASVTVKPARIAECPLQIEAAVLNIRVPEHSPDFAVIEARAVQVHAHKDIITHGSHIDPQKWSPLIYNFRHYFGLGDQLGRTFRAEI
- a CDS encoding ketoacyl-ACP synthase III, with protein sequence MRIVSTEVYHPATKVSNEELAVQAGEAAGKLIGIWEYFGRKDRYYAESYEESTLFMGIEAAKALLKKTGLAGEDLDMIVFSSGTHDFSAPTDAAFVHQALKGKENCIVYDSNANCVGMVVAADQAARSMITNRKVKYALIVGSEQIARFYKEGDLASKGLCGDAACAVLLERVEDTDAGLIDSAYYTNTQRAEDMQFPAGGMTQIYGEHMTLEEKKIYLHPEYNVNVAFPTAVTNIEMLLQEHGLQKSDITHYILSQLNLSVIKDIAGNLQEDITKFPYIGDIYGYTGTSSPFITLHHAIKDGTLVPGDLFVLWSVGAGITSCATLWKL
- the gdhA gene encoding NADP-specific glutamate dehydrogenase — translated: MSTIHSEAHSSAKAYVQRVYEEVQHRDPQEREFHQAVKEILDTLVPVLERHPHYMENSILERLVEPERSISFRVPWYDDAGNIQVNRGYRVQFNSAIGPYKGGLRFHPSVYLGIVKFLGFEQIFKNALTGLPIGGGKGGSDFDPKGKSDREVMSFAQSFMTELYRHIGPDTDIPAGDIGVGAREIGYMFGQYKRIRGGHEAGVLTGKGLLYGGSLARKEATGYGLVYFVQEMLAAKGLDFRDQSVVVSGSGNVSIYAIEKLQQLGAHVIACSDSGGYIHDPEGINLGTLKRLKEQERSRISEYVKEHPHAVYTEGSTGIWSLPCSIALPCATQNELDEEAARTLVANGVIAVGEGANMPSTLSAIDHFLEQQILFGPAKAANAGGVAVSGLEMSQNGLRLSWSFEEVDERLRQIMKNIYRSAVSAADEYGMPGNLVAGANIAGFLKVADTMLAQGVV
- a CDS encoding diaminopimelate dehydrogenase, with amino-acid sequence MSSTIRVGIAGYGNLGRGVQQAIKQNPDMELVAVFTRRDPEELAKVTGVPTARLSDAADYIDQIDVMILCGGSATDLPEQTPELVKLFNTVDSFDTHAKIPEFYEKVNAAALEGGKVGVISTGWDPGLFSMNRLLMQAVLPEGVDYTFWGTGVSQGHSDAIRRVPGVKAGVQYTVPVQEVIERIRSGETPSLTTREKHRRDCFVVAEEGADQEAIRSTIVNMPDYFADYDTTVTFISEAELAAEHSGMPHGGFVIRSAVTGSGSKQIAEFGLKLDSNPEFTASVLIAYARAAIRLSREGASGAKSVFDIPLGYLSPKSGEELRRALL
- the hprK gene encoding HPr(Ser) kinase/phosphatase; translation: MKSVTVQSLTEKFQLEVLAGASRMDRPVTRPRTHRPGLEFVGYFDFFPMERVQVLGRKEINYLLTLSVEDRKLHIGNIVKYHPPCFIVTSGQQEIPYLTLFCDQEGIPLLRTTDTTTEFIAKLDSYLVKTLAPEMSIHGVCVNVSGIGILLRGKSGIGKSETAHTLIRRGHRFVADDIVVLKKLGPATLLGTHNETTREFLALRSVGLINVVRQYGRRAFQDETRIVLDIELAPWRENALNNELEVVPQFTEYLGVQIPHMEIQLQPGRDVAGLIEAAANNWYLKQLGYSAVEEFMKRIEDGMQS
- a CDS encoding L,D-transpeptidase family protein, which gives rise to MFRRLSILIAAALLFLLLYIPAAHRTSAAGFTASWPYKAALLNSSQTVVVTARTAKSQTGLLTLYEKRDGKWSPALAGIPVTLGRGGTGKIREGDGRTPSGVYPLGPAFGTGDAPGNLKLEYTKTTSKDFWIDDPASEQYNQWVTYDGHPGLRWSSYERLQHPLYKYAVVIGYNTAPVVSGKGSAIFLHIWKGANQPTAGCIAMSESNLLKLMALLDPAKSPSIAIGLAD
- a CDS encoding MFS transporter, translating into MARHLFPRLQGNSRGCLAFEPFFLIPFSMFSTYATLYMYELGLTEVNIGWVTTIGLIVQVFSSLISGYLTDRLGRKRAILYFDLLSWSLATILWAVSQNFWFFVAAAFINGFQRVPHIAFYCLIVEDTKPSDRTYVFTLLQIISVIGGLFAPLGGLLVAHYGMVSGMRIMYVLAFVMMTFQFVGRHLTTRETEAGIQKRKETRGLGLKQIMTEYGGAFRELWGDSTLLLIFAVYILFNFQATLKTTYLSLYLADYLHMDNGILSLFPAVSSVIMLITLWLIMPKIPEKSANRSMMAGFALSALSNVMLVLYPSSNLVWIGLSTILAAVGLMISSPYLEAAVQNAIDDDKRAKVFSVLSVLILLFTAPAGIIGGWAYKLDPRIPLWLVTGAFVLSYVLLQMYRKRERAAH
- a CDS encoding winged helix-turn-helix domain-containing protein, whose product is MKTASNLAQIAALVSEDSRAVILSVLMDGRFHAAGELAYMAGIQPQTASFHLAKMVQAGAVAVEKQGRHRYYGIKDQQVAQVMESLLFLAPPVEIKSLRQSAEDQALRYARTCYDHLAGSLGVQLTKALLNTGVLCEELEGYEVTGYGEKIFTDLLIDLEQVRKKKRSFSHKCLDWSERRHHLAGALGNAILEKLLEMHWVQRHPASRAISITSEGEKGLREVFSLDINELAVLGKNK